The Musa acuminata AAA Group cultivar baxijiao chromosome BXJ2-2, Cavendish_Baxijiao_AAA, whole genome shotgun sequence genome has a segment encoding these proteins:
- the LOC135605760 gene encoding uncharacterized protein LOC135605760 isoform X1 produces the protein MPPRSARKSAARKMPSRAKKPSPQSATTLPPAVEESPSEVAAVKEEPAEEEVLAAPHAVEAPEEGNTLALESRGEVLVEVKTEEAEVEAMAMRETESEEKVEGAVIVEKIGEAITTQEVSIGDAIAMREVEDEAMAMQEMKSEEKAEGAAIVEKIGEEFAAEVNGGGETASEKGGDSTVLPSESVEAPKDADDSANETDVDEGTEQEVKNEAEVSDGNDDEGVEESNDGDGNRTDDNADNEENDEDAAALYMQAQMEVRKKHKKFGVFVGGLDKSAVEKDLIEVFGVFGEIKSVRIVRNPVTQKSKGYAFIHYANIDHAKKALTELKDGTEVRGKQVGISASQDNDTLYLGNICKTWTKEQVIETLKGYGIEQLEDIILPDDPKNEGKTKGFAFLEFNSHSDAMAAFQRLRKPDALFGRDRSAKVSFAENSMHPSEEVTLQVKTVYIESIPDFWDGKKIKEICQHYGEVEKVQLFKKSTTKKKNFAFVEFTSRESAVACMEGVNSAQNGEGEVKIKVNLARPPSKGRLAKRGARGGFKINKDGEVTKQVAQSKKKKRAKSKEVFVQGNAKSKLKKDESSSKSRGKCDMRKKYHKSEKSDKAQKRGGDRGIVINERLSKKARRDYYYGNSRGRPSTVFDHQMDAYSENPRDSYVLQTVSHTPRYALPATNYQGYAYAGASGSKIHHPDLEPHAGYLPASQHRQYPYGYEQRVAPYDVQPNRGSEFTGGLSATQTSFPVYSSSTGYQGGYAYPSIGAYPGRVNHAPRGYY, from the exons ATGCCTCCGCGGTCGGCGAGGAAAAGCGCCGCTAGGAAGATGCCGTCGAGGGCGAAGAAACCCTCGCCGCAGTCGGCGACAACCCTTCCCCCTGCCGTCGAAGAGTCGCCCTCCGAGGTGGCCGCTGTGAAGGAGGAGCCGGCGGAAGAGGAGGTTCTCGCCGCCCCGCATGCGGTGGAGGCGCCGGAGGAGGGGAATACTCTAGCATTGGAGAGCAGGGGAGAAGTGCTCGTAGAGGTTAAGACTGAGGAAGCAGAGGTTGAGGCTATGGCAATGCGGGAAACGGAATCTGAGGAGAAGGTTGAAGGAGCTGTGATCGTCGAGAAGATTGGAGAGGCTATTACGACTCAGGAAGTGTCTATTGGAGATGCTATCGCGATGCGGGAAGTTGAGGATGAGGCTATGGCGATGCAGGAAATGAAATCTGAGGAGAAGGCTGAGGGAGCAGCGATCGTCGAGAAGATTGGAGAAGAATTTGCCGCTGAAGTTAATGGTGGCGGTGAGACAGCTTCGGAGAAAGGTGGTGATTCAACTGTTCTTCCTTCAGAAAGCGTGGAAGCTCCAAAGGATGCAGATGATTCTGCGAATGAGACTGATGTTGATGAAG GTACAGAACAAGAAGTCAAGAATGAAGCTGAAGTCAGCGATGGAAATGATGATGAAGGTGTAGAGGAATCAAATGATGGTGATGGAAATAGAACTGATGATAATGCAGATAATGAAGAGAATGATGAAGATGCTGCTGCTCTGTATATGCAAGCCCAAATGGAAGTGAGAAAAAAGCACAAGAAATTTGGAGTATTCGTTGGAGGGTTGGATAAAAGTGCTGTTGAGAAAGATCTAATTGAAGTCTTTGGTGTGTTTGGGGAGATTAAATCTGTAAGGATAGTTAGAAATCCAGTAACACAGAAGAGTAAGGGATATGCTTTCATTCATTATGCTAATATCGATCATGCAAAGAAGGCTCTTACTGAGCTAAAGGATGGGACAGAG GTGAGAGGCAAACAAGTAGGAATATCTGCTAGTCAGGATAATGACACCCTTTACCTTGGAAATATATGCAAGACTTGGACAAAAGAACAA GTGATCGAGACACTTAAAGGGTATGGAATTGAACAACTTGAGGACATAATCTTGCCAGATGATCCTAAAAATGAAGGCAAAACCAAAGGTTTTGCTTTTCTAGAGTTTAACTCGCATTCAGATGCGATGGCAGCATTTCAACGCTTAAGGAAACCAGATGCTTTATTTGGTCGTGATAGAAGTGCTAAAGTTTCTTTTGCAGAAAACTCGATGCATCCAAGTGAAGAAGTAACATTACAG GTCAAAACTGTTTATATTGAGAGTATTCCCGATTTTTGGGATGGTAAGAAAATCAAAGAAATTTGCCAACATTATGGTGAAGTAGAGAAAGTACAACTATTTAAGAAATCCacaactaaaaagaaaaattttgCTTTTGTTGAATTTACATCTCGAGAGAGTGCTGTAGCTTGCATGGAGGGGGTAAATAGTGCCCAGAATGGGGAAGGAGAGGTCAAG ATTAAAGTAAACCTTGCAAGGCCTCCTAGCAAAGGACGGCTTGCCAAGCGAGGTGCTCGAGGTGGATTCAAAATTAACAAGGATGGAGAAGTTACAAAACAAGTTGCCCAgtccaaaaagaagaaaagagccaAATCAAAAGAGGTTTTTGTCCAGGGAAATGCCAAAAGCAAACTGAAAAAAGATGAATCAAGTAGTAAGTCTCGAGGTAAATGTGATATGCGTAAGAAGTACCATAAATCAGAAAAATCTGACAAAGCACAAAAACGTGGTGGAGACAGGGGAATTGTCATTAATGAACGATTATCAAAAAAAGCACGCAGAGATTATTACTATG GTAATTCGCGTGGTAGACCTTCCACTGTCTTTGATCACCAAATGGATGCTTATTCAGAAAATCCGAGAGACAGTTACGTATTGCAGACTGTTAGTCATACCCCAAGATATGCACTGCCAGCAACTAACTACCAGGGTTATGCTTATGCTGGAGCTTCTGGATCTAAAATTCACCATCCTGATCTA GAGCCTCATGCTGGATATCTTCCTGCTTCACAACATCGCCAATACCCTTATGGAtatgagcaaag AGTTGCTCCTTATGATGTCCAACCAAATAGAGGTTCTGAATTCACCGGAG GACTATCAGCAACTCAAACATCCTTCCCCGTGTATTCGAGCTCAACTGGTTACCAG GGTGGTTATGCTTATCCTAGTATCGGAGCGTATCCTGGTCGCGTTAACCATGCACCTCGCGGCTATTACTGA
- the LOC135605760 gene encoding protein gar2-like isoform X2 encodes MPPRSARKSAARKMPSRAKKPSPQSATTLPPAVEESPSEVAAVKEEPAEEEVLAAPHAVEAPEEGNTLALESRGEVLVEVKTEEAEVEAMAMRETESEEKVEGAVIVEKIGEAITTQEVSIGDAIAMREVEDEAMAMQEMKSEEKAEGAAIVEKIGEEFAAEVNGGGETASEKGGDSTVLPSESVEAPKDADDSANETDVDEGTEQEVKNEAEVSDGNDDEGVEESNDGDGNRTDDNADNEENDEDAAALYMQAQMEVRKKHKKFGVFVGGLDKSAVEKDLIEVFGVFGEIKSVRIVRNPVTQKSKGYAFIHYANIDHAKKALTELKDGTEVRGKQVGISASQDNDTLYLGNICKTWTKEQVIETLKGYGIEQLEDIILPDDPKNEGKTKGFAFLEFNSHSDAMAAFQRLRKPDALFGRDRSAKVSFAENSMHPSEEVTLQVKTVYIESIPDFWDGKKIKEICQHYGEVEKVQLFKKSTTKKKNFAFVEFTSRESAVACMEGVNSAQNGEGEVKIKVNLARPPSKGRLAKRGARGGFKINKDGEVTKQVAQSKKKKRAKSKEVFVQGNAKSKLKKDESSNRGIVINERLSKKARRDYYYGNSRGRPSTVFDHQMDAYSENPRDSYVLQTVSHTPRYALPATNYQGYAYAGASGSKIHHPDLEPHAGYLPASQHRQYPYGYEQRVAPYDVQPNRGSEFTGGLSATQTSFPVYSSSTGYQGGYAYPSIGAYPGRVNHAPRGYY; translated from the exons ATGCCTCCGCGGTCGGCGAGGAAAAGCGCCGCTAGGAAGATGCCGTCGAGGGCGAAGAAACCCTCGCCGCAGTCGGCGACAACCCTTCCCCCTGCCGTCGAAGAGTCGCCCTCCGAGGTGGCCGCTGTGAAGGAGGAGCCGGCGGAAGAGGAGGTTCTCGCCGCCCCGCATGCGGTGGAGGCGCCGGAGGAGGGGAATACTCTAGCATTGGAGAGCAGGGGAGAAGTGCTCGTAGAGGTTAAGACTGAGGAAGCAGAGGTTGAGGCTATGGCAATGCGGGAAACGGAATCTGAGGAGAAGGTTGAAGGAGCTGTGATCGTCGAGAAGATTGGAGAGGCTATTACGACTCAGGAAGTGTCTATTGGAGATGCTATCGCGATGCGGGAAGTTGAGGATGAGGCTATGGCGATGCAGGAAATGAAATCTGAGGAGAAGGCTGAGGGAGCAGCGATCGTCGAGAAGATTGGAGAAGAATTTGCCGCTGAAGTTAATGGTGGCGGTGAGACAGCTTCGGAGAAAGGTGGTGATTCAACTGTTCTTCCTTCAGAAAGCGTGGAAGCTCCAAAGGATGCAGATGATTCTGCGAATGAGACTGATGTTGATGAAG GTACAGAACAAGAAGTCAAGAATGAAGCTGAAGTCAGCGATGGAAATGATGATGAAGGTGTAGAGGAATCAAATGATGGTGATGGAAATAGAACTGATGATAATGCAGATAATGAAGAGAATGATGAAGATGCTGCTGCTCTGTATATGCAAGCCCAAATGGAAGTGAGAAAAAAGCACAAGAAATTTGGAGTATTCGTTGGAGGGTTGGATAAAAGTGCTGTTGAGAAAGATCTAATTGAAGTCTTTGGTGTGTTTGGGGAGATTAAATCTGTAAGGATAGTTAGAAATCCAGTAACACAGAAGAGTAAGGGATATGCTTTCATTCATTATGCTAATATCGATCATGCAAAGAAGGCTCTTACTGAGCTAAAGGATGGGACAGAG GTGAGAGGCAAACAAGTAGGAATATCTGCTAGTCAGGATAATGACACCCTTTACCTTGGAAATATATGCAAGACTTGGACAAAAGAACAA GTGATCGAGACACTTAAAGGGTATGGAATTGAACAACTTGAGGACATAATCTTGCCAGATGATCCTAAAAATGAAGGCAAAACCAAAGGTTTTGCTTTTCTAGAGTTTAACTCGCATTCAGATGCGATGGCAGCATTTCAACGCTTAAGGAAACCAGATGCTTTATTTGGTCGTGATAGAAGTGCTAAAGTTTCTTTTGCAGAAAACTCGATGCATCCAAGTGAAGAAGTAACATTACAG GTCAAAACTGTTTATATTGAGAGTATTCCCGATTTTTGGGATGGTAAGAAAATCAAAGAAATTTGCCAACATTATGGTGAAGTAGAGAAAGTACAACTATTTAAGAAATCCacaactaaaaagaaaaattttgCTTTTGTTGAATTTACATCTCGAGAGAGTGCTGTAGCTTGCATGGAGGGGGTAAATAGTGCCCAGAATGGGGAAGGAGAGGTCAAG ATTAAAGTAAACCTTGCAAGGCCTCCTAGCAAAGGACGGCTTGCCAAGCGAGGTGCTCGAGGTGGATTCAAAATTAACAAGGATGGAGAAGTTACAAAACAAGTTGCCCAgtccaaaaagaagaaaagagccaAATCAAAAGAGGTTTTTGTCCAGGGAAATGCCAAAAGCAAACTGAAAAAAGATGAATCAAGTA ACAGGGGAATTGTCATTAATGAACGATTATCAAAAAAAGCACGCAGAGATTATTACTATG GTAATTCGCGTGGTAGACCTTCCACTGTCTTTGATCACCAAATGGATGCTTATTCAGAAAATCCGAGAGACAGTTACGTATTGCAGACTGTTAGTCATACCCCAAGATATGCACTGCCAGCAACTAACTACCAGGGTTATGCTTATGCTGGAGCTTCTGGATCTAAAATTCACCATCCTGATCTA GAGCCTCATGCTGGATATCTTCCTGCTTCACAACATCGCCAATACCCTTATGGAtatgagcaaag AGTTGCTCCTTATGATGTCCAACCAAATAGAGGTTCTGAATTCACCGGAG GACTATCAGCAACTCAAACATCCTTCCCCGTGTATTCGAGCTCAACTGGTTACCAG GGTGGTTATGCTTATCCTAGTATCGGAGCGTATCCTGGTCGCGTTAACCATGCACCTCGCGGCTATTACTGA
- the LOC135605757 gene encoding probable protein S-acyltransferase 14, whose product MRSGAVVMAWNVFRFCTALRGLGSLMILIVLGIVGVSYYAVVVAIYGPALLTAGWLDSLLAVGVLVPFHLLLGLLLWAYFSVVITDPGSVPPHWKPVIDEEEGETAPLANSEFTSHILNLQQPGPVADTGSPRIRYCRKCNQLKPPRCHHCSVCGRCVLKMDHHCVWVVNCVGALNYKFFLLFLFYTFLETTLVTVSLFPHFIAFFKDVEIPGTPGTLAATFITFVLNLAFALSVLGFLVMHISLVMKNTTTIEAYEKKTTPKWKYDLGRKKNFEQVFGTDKKYWFIPAYSEEDLRRMPALQGLKYPTKPNLDVQ is encoded by the exons ATGAGATCGGGGGCGGTGGTCATGGCGTGGAACGTGTTCAGGTTCTGCACCGCGCTGCGGGGCCTCGGCTCCCTTATGATCCTCATCGTCCTCGGCATCGTTGGTGTCAGCTACTACGCCGTCGTCGTCGCCATTTACGGCCCCGCCCTTCTCACCGCCGGCTGGCTCGATTCGCTCCTGGCCGTCGGTGTCTTGGTCCCCTTCCATCTCCTG CTAGGATTGCTTCTATGGGCCTATTTCTCTGTTGTCATCACGGACCCTGGCAGTGTTCCACCACATTGGAAGCCTGTCATTgatgaggaggaaggagaaaCTGCTCCACTAGCCAACTCGGAGTTCACTAGTCATATTCTGAATTTGCAACAACCAGGACCCGTTGCGGACACAGGTAGCCCAAGGATAAGATACTGCAGGAAGTGCAACCAGTTGAAGCCACCTCGTTGCCATCATTGTTCTGTTT GTGGGAGATGTGTACTAAAGATGGATCACCACTGTGTGTGGGTTGTAAATTGCGTGGGAGCTTTAAAttataagttctttcttctttttctg TTTTACACATTTCTTGAGACGACTCTTGTTACTGTTTCACTATTTCCCCATTTTATTGCTTTCTTTAAAGATGTGGAGATCCCTGGAACACCAGGAACACTTGCAGCTACGTTTATTACATTTG TGTTGAATCTGGCTTTTGCATTAAGTGTTCTTGGGTTTCTTGTCATGCACATATCTTTAGTGATGAAGAATACTACAACCATTGAG GCATATGAGAAGAAAACAACTCCAAAATGGAAGTACGATCTCGGTCGAAAGAAGAACTTTGAACAG GTGTTTGGAACGGATAAGAAATACTGGTTCATCCCTGCATATTCCGAGGAAGATTTGAGAAGAATGCCAGCCCTGCAAGGACTCAAGTATCCCACAAAGCCGAATCTGGATGTACAGTAG
- the LOC135605760 gene encoding protein gar2-like isoform X3: MPPRSARKSAARKMPSRAKKPSPQSATTLPPAVEESPSEVAAVKEEPAEEEVLAAPHAVEAPEEGNTLALESRGEVLVEVKTEEAEVEAMAMRETESEEKVEGAVIVEKIGEAITTQEVSIGDAIAMREVEDEAMAMQEMKSEEKAEGAAIVEKIGEEFAAEVNGGGETASEKGGDSTVLPSESVEAPKDADDSANETDVDEGTEQEVKNEAEVSDGNDDEGVEESNDGDGNRTDDNADNEENDEDAAALYMQAQMEVRKKHKKFGVFVGGLDKSAVEKDLIEVFGVFGEIKSVRIVRNPVTQKSKGYAFIHYANIDHAKKALTELKDGTEVRGKQVGISASQDNDTLYLGNICKTWTKEQVIETLKGYGIEQLEDIILPDDPKNEGKTKGFAFLEFNSHSDAMAAFQRLRKPDALFGRDRSAKVSFAENSMHPSEEVTLQVKTVYIESIPDFWDACMEGVNSAQNGEGEVKIKVNLARPPSKGRLAKRGARGGFKINKDGEVTKQVAQSKKKKRAKSKEVFVQGNAKSKLKKDESSSKSRGKCDMRKKYHKSEKSDKAQKRGGDRGIVINERLSKKARRDYYYGNSRGRPSTVFDHQMDAYSENPRDSYVLQTVSHTPRYALPATNYQGYAYAGASGSKIHHPDLEPHAGYLPASQHRQYPYGYEQRVAPYDVQPNRGSEFTGGLSATQTSFPVYSSSTGYQGGYAYPSIGAYPGRVNHAPRGYY, translated from the exons ATGCCTCCGCGGTCGGCGAGGAAAAGCGCCGCTAGGAAGATGCCGTCGAGGGCGAAGAAACCCTCGCCGCAGTCGGCGACAACCCTTCCCCCTGCCGTCGAAGAGTCGCCCTCCGAGGTGGCCGCTGTGAAGGAGGAGCCGGCGGAAGAGGAGGTTCTCGCCGCCCCGCATGCGGTGGAGGCGCCGGAGGAGGGGAATACTCTAGCATTGGAGAGCAGGGGAGAAGTGCTCGTAGAGGTTAAGACTGAGGAAGCAGAGGTTGAGGCTATGGCAATGCGGGAAACGGAATCTGAGGAGAAGGTTGAAGGAGCTGTGATCGTCGAGAAGATTGGAGAGGCTATTACGACTCAGGAAGTGTCTATTGGAGATGCTATCGCGATGCGGGAAGTTGAGGATGAGGCTATGGCGATGCAGGAAATGAAATCTGAGGAGAAGGCTGAGGGAGCAGCGATCGTCGAGAAGATTGGAGAAGAATTTGCCGCTGAAGTTAATGGTGGCGGTGAGACAGCTTCGGAGAAAGGTGGTGATTCAACTGTTCTTCCTTCAGAAAGCGTGGAAGCTCCAAAGGATGCAGATGATTCTGCGAATGAGACTGATGTTGATGAAG GTACAGAACAAGAAGTCAAGAATGAAGCTGAAGTCAGCGATGGAAATGATGATGAAGGTGTAGAGGAATCAAATGATGGTGATGGAAATAGAACTGATGATAATGCAGATAATGAAGAGAATGATGAAGATGCTGCTGCTCTGTATATGCAAGCCCAAATGGAAGTGAGAAAAAAGCACAAGAAATTTGGAGTATTCGTTGGAGGGTTGGATAAAAGTGCTGTTGAGAAAGATCTAATTGAAGTCTTTGGTGTGTTTGGGGAGATTAAATCTGTAAGGATAGTTAGAAATCCAGTAACACAGAAGAGTAAGGGATATGCTTTCATTCATTATGCTAATATCGATCATGCAAAGAAGGCTCTTACTGAGCTAAAGGATGGGACAGAG GTGAGAGGCAAACAAGTAGGAATATCTGCTAGTCAGGATAATGACACCCTTTACCTTGGAAATATATGCAAGACTTGGACAAAAGAACAA GTGATCGAGACACTTAAAGGGTATGGAATTGAACAACTTGAGGACATAATCTTGCCAGATGATCCTAAAAATGAAGGCAAAACCAAAGGTTTTGCTTTTCTAGAGTTTAACTCGCATTCAGATGCGATGGCAGCATTTCAACGCTTAAGGAAACCAGATGCTTTATTTGGTCGTGATAGAAGTGCTAAAGTTTCTTTTGCAGAAAACTCGATGCATCCAAGTGAAGAAGTAACATTACAG GTCAAAACTGTTTATATTGAGAGTATTCCCGATTTTTGGGATG CTTGCATGGAGGGGGTAAATAGTGCCCAGAATGGGGAAGGAGAGGTCAAG ATTAAAGTAAACCTTGCAAGGCCTCCTAGCAAAGGACGGCTTGCCAAGCGAGGTGCTCGAGGTGGATTCAAAATTAACAAGGATGGAGAAGTTACAAAACAAGTTGCCCAgtccaaaaagaagaaaagagccaAATCAAAAGAGGTTTTTGTCCAGGGAAATGCCAAAAGCAAACTGAAAAAAGATGAATCAAGTAGTAAGTCTCGAGGTAAATGTGATATGCGTAAGAAGTACCATAAATCAGAAAAATCTGACAAAGCACAAAAACGTGGTGGAGACAGGGGAATTGTCATTAATGAACGATTATCAAAAAAAGCACGCAGAGATTATTACTATG GTAATTCGCGTGGTAGACCTTCCACTGTCTTTGATCACCAAATGGATGCTTATTCAGAAAATCCGAGAGACAGTTACGTATTGCAGACTGTTAGTCATACCCCAAGATATGCACTGCCAGCAACTAACTACCAGGGTTATGCTTATGCTGGAGCTTCTGGATCTAAAATTCACCATCCTGATCTA GAGCCTCATGCTGGATATCTTCCTGCTTCACAACATCGCCAATACCCTTATGGAtatgagcaaag AGTTGCTCCTTATGATGTCCAACCAAATAGAGGTTCTGAATTCACCGGAG GACTATCAGCAACTCAAACATCCTTCCCCGTGTATTCGAGCTCAACTGGTTACCAG GGTGGTTATGCTTATCCTAGTATCGGAGCGTATCCTGGTCGCGTTAACCATGCACCTCGCGGCTATTACTGA